The Schistocerca nitens isolate TAMUIC-IGC-003100 chromosome 2, iqSchNite1.1, whole genome shotgun sequence nucleotide sequence GTGCCACACGGGATGTcttgcagttcgaccgccagatccaccttACCTCTTCCCGCCTAGccagttccgttgcggagggacttcaaaGTTTTACGTGGTTACAAACCTACTTTCCCTATGCATGAACTTGTATTACATTTAAATTGTTTTACAGCGCATTACTTTTGAATTTATATTCATAGGTTAattataattacataaattatgaTAAAGAACAAAACATTTACACCGATGTTACATTAAAGAGCATCgttatacagaagtcacattaagtaaaaacagaaaaagaagttaGAGAAGACCATTATAGGTAATATCCATACTTGGGTTACAATCTATGAAGTGTTCAGAAAAATGTGTACGCGAATGTGTTTCTGATTGAAGTGATATGTATGAACAGGATGGAGAAACCAATCTATGAAATTCTTTAAAgaattaaaaacgcttttcttgaatTATGTGATAAGTTTACATAGTTCATTTACTCATTGTTTCGAACATATTTTCCGCATttcacttacgaaattcataacctaacgtCAAACTTATTCATGACAGGAAAGTCCATTTCACCTGCGAGAAAAAATAAATCGTTTATTAAGAGAacttacacctgatgatggaccgcCAGAAGCTTAAATGCATCGCGTActtaaaaaacacgaacatttgtgACAGAACGCGTGATTTGATTTACATTTCCAGTGTAGTGAATACAGTCTAGTTAGCAGCAGCAAAATATCGATAAAATTAAACAACAATGTTACCTTCTAATGACAGCAGGAGACGGGACTGGAGGATGGATGGTGAGCATAGCGTGGGGCTACGGAGCGTAGCTGAAATGCTTCGTCGACGAGCCACTCAGAACAATGCtacagtgctagttgtgttgataCACAGTAGAACAATGGCAACCATGAGCAGAGaatacattgcattatatctacaactgtTACTGAAATCGACATTTCATCAGGAAGGAACCAaacgaatttcgcagagtgagaaaggagtatcagatgaaatattagcgtttgtgCGAGatcagtcagtggaatgtgtgtcgtagtatacgctcgactgtgcggacaatgtacgtgAGCAGTACAATGaagacgatacgtgcttaacaagtgaacgtGATACTGAAATAGGTGTCGAGGCACGTAGTTCATCATGCTTGTCGGAGAGGAACCGCAAAactcgtctccagtgaaacgtagtgaagcgcaatcgttgtccaaggagcgtgtACTGAAATAGTTACGTACATGAAACATCATCCGCAGCTTGGTAAAGAAACTTATGAACATATTTTGAATAAGTCGGCTGCAATATGACtccgtagtgcataagaaaaaataCGGTTATTCAGGGGAGGACAGGGAGCACTTGTTATGAAAACTGGTGTTAGCGCGTTTCAAGGATGTACATAAAACTGCGAGCGACATACATTACAGTGAttccaagggaagcagtggatggttgcataacttaagTGCTACAGGATTGGGAGACGAAATTTCTAACAAAGCGTCGAATTGACAATGCACACCAAACTGCGAAATCAGCCCGAAAAATTTGTTGATGAGACAACAAACTTATACCATCgcacagtaaggaatttgttttcaactccgatcaGTCGGCATTAGAAGAGGAAATGCGTACCAAACGAACTATTAACATTAGGGGTACTGTGAGTTATATCAAAATAAAGTAACAACAATGCCTTAACGGAAgggtatacaattatgccgactgttaatctgaatgGTAAAATGGTTGAAAAGTTATTTATCGTTCTGTGACAAGTTAGGTGTTCTACCcactaagcccgcatctcgtggtcgtgcggtagcgttctcgcttcccacgcccgggttcccgggttcgattctcggcggggtcagggattttctctgcctcgtgatggctgggtgttgtgtgctgtccttaggttagttaggtttaagtagttctaagttctaggggacttatgaccacagcagttgagtcccatagtgctcagagccatttgaaccattttctacccaCTAAGATTcgttctcgtgtgcgtgatccttCAAGGGCATTAGAGAATATTTACGTCATACCAAGCAAGTATggaaaaatgggcgtaagagaactaaaaCTATGATATGAGcagtgcttttggccaatagctggtcaaactaACCTGCTTTTCCATGGtttctggtctgcgtataaaaatcatacccaTTTAGAGCAACTATCCgttctgaaaagtgtgtgactttgcagttcgtaccacctggaaccattggagaaattcagcctctggatgtttgtctcttccgtgattaaaaaaatgtagtatcgcactatctgcagctacgtctACAAGAGCTTCATATAGGTTCTTAAAATACTAAAGAGTGTCACAAGACAGTTGGCGTTTATCTTGAAGCATCACCCACTACAGGTTTACCAGAATTTCCGTGGGTCAAATAAACCTGTTACCATTCGTGCTGCCTGTTCttttatatgttcaatatcccccatttgccctatttggtatgagtcccaTTCACCAGATCAATTTTCTAAGATGGGTCGCATGAGTATTTTGTAAGAAATCTCATTTGTAGACTATATtcaaccaatgaaccgaagtctgccatgcATTTTACCCAACCAAGTCTTAGCCTATATGACCATTCCATGTCTCCAGTTATCGTAACAACTAGGTCTAGGagttgactcactgatattgtgccGCACTGGTATTGTGCCGTGCCGCACTGGTATTGTGCCGTGCCGCACTGGTATTGTGCCGTGCCGCACTGGTATTGTGCCGTGCCGCACTGGTATTGTGCCGTGCCGCACTGGTATTGTGCCGTGCCGCACTGGTATTGTGCCGTGCCGCACTGGTATTGTGCCGTGCCGCACTGGTATTGTGCCGTGCCGCACTGGTATTGTGCCGTGCCGCACTGGTATTGTGCCGTGCCGCACTGGTATTGTGCCGTGCCGCACTGGTATTGTGCCGTGCCGCACTGCTATTGTGACTCTCTGGTATTGTGACTCTCTGGTATTGTGACTCTCTGGTATTGTGACTCTCTGGTATTGTGACTCTCTGGTATTGTGACTCTCTGGTATTGTGACTCTCTGGTACTGTGGTGGCGCTGATGACAACGACATTGAGTGCCCATAAGCTCCAACACACACACGTCACTGTGGCTTGCTGACACTGTAGCTATAGGTtttgcgttttgtgaagtgcatttaGTTTACTCTGATGCAGTACTTTACTGTCACATATCAGCTACATATAAAATATTGCAATTCTAGGCAACTTCTAGTGCAATaatctaacaacaacaacaacaacaacaacaacaacaacatagtgttcCCTATCGGGTAAGTAACTGCTTTGAGCCATGTGCAGTAGCTTACGGAACCACTTaaatatttttcagatttctgccaaTGGGTAGAACCAGATGTTCACTTCTGAAATGTATATATAAGTATATATAATAAGCCCCCCCCCCCGGCTCACACACTCTTCTCTCCAAGACACCACTTGGTCTGCTTGCAGCAGACAGTTAGTGTCTGCAAAATATTCGAATTGAGGGACATGTGTCAAATCCATAAATTTAAAAATGATTTGTTCAGTTTCTGCGTGCGCGGTTGTCCATACCTAGCCGCTAGGAATATCAGAACGGTACTCGCACAAATTTCCGCCCTTCCTCTTTAAAACAATGACTGCAGGTGTAATAGCAGTTACTAGCTCATTTGTTCGCGATTGCCTCCCTCAAACAGGCTCATTCGGTTTCGAAACAGCGAACTTGGATTGAGATGCTGACACATTGATCACTCGTGCCTCTATgagaatgaaaataaatagcatTACCGGTCCTGACTTTAGTAACAGCAGCAGTGCCCTGGTAAGGCAGGTAGCAGTGTGTTGCATTAGCGAATAACAATTGGGTGTAGATGTGTGTCATTTGTTGAGTGTGAATATGAGCTTAATTTGGTGGCGTTGTGTTGGCAGGACTGCAGCGGGGTGGCTGGTGACGGCAGTTGGTGCCTTCTCAGTGGTGGCGCTCGCCTCGGCGTCGCTGTCGTCTGTCGGAGACGTCGGCGTTACCGGACGAGCAAGTGGTGCCTCACCATCACAGGTGAGATCCTCAGTTGGACAACGAGAGCTTACGAGACTTGACAACGATACTCGCCAAACTGCCCCCACATGCTTGTGTTGGCAGATCTGTTGACAAATTGAGTGTTGTTTGGCCACGAATAGACGATCCTTCGTGCGGTGGCCGTCTGGAACTGCAGGAGGTATTTCTTGGCCACGCATGAGGACTGTGGAGCGGAGATTTCCTTCCTCAGTGCTGGCACAATTGGCTTGTTTTGTGTTTATACTAAAGCAGAGGTGACGCACCGGAAACATTCGCAGCgctcggagacaaatgaatatcttacaaTTAGTGTTGATTTTCTCCGCTGCTGGCAGCAGTAGTAAAAACTCGTCTTATCGTGGACAAAAAGTACTCTTATCCACTTTAATATGCCATTGTCTCAAGCAAGGCGAAGAGTGGCTTTTTTTCTATTATCGAATCATGTTGATGCAATTAGACAAGTGAACAATTCACTTTCTTCTTAAACTTGGCAAAAGTTACGGCGACACGTTACGACAGGGGATGCTATTATTGTGTGGGGGTAATTGTTTGGGAGGTACTTAACCTTTGCAACCAGATGGAAGCAAGACTCCATGTTCTGTGCAACTAGCATCCTAGTGTCTTGCGTATTCCCTCCTGTGTGCCGACACGGGTTATATGCGCCTATTCACATTTGTAGTGTGAATGCAGAGCATGCAACGAGCCATAGCTATGCTCTGCTGCATCAAGGCAGACGACGAAAGTTCTTACTGTCTACCAACCTGGTACGTTCTTCTAATAGCCTGCGCAGAAgcgacagtcacggagttcaactctCTTGATGTGAGACTGAAAGAAAATTGATAGCGATTGGGCTAAGGTGCTGAACGCAACTAATTACGGTCAAATTTAGTTGTGGGAAGCCACCGGCTTAAATTAAATGGACTTACGTAACAGACAATCCCGTAAACAAACTAACTACCAATACGATGAATTTTAGACTACAAAGTCACACGTAATACAGTTCACCCAGTTAACGATAATAATACTTGTTCATACGACTTTACATAAATGACTTGACAAAAATTACTTCCTTTCTACTCATTCTACTAAGCACTGCACGCAGAGTCGAGGTACGTTAATATTTACAGGGtacggcgcttaaatccggacaaattcaACTTAAATTTCCTgccatatcgtagttccgccgGAGGCCGcaattgacgttattgaaagccataggcatctagtaaacagtcagaaccttACAATGGCAGAGATTTTACGGATAAGTGCGGAATAAAACCGAAGCAGAGCCGCAATTACCAAAAGTCTTCGTGATAAGCATTCGCCCACTGAAATAGATTCTTCGGATACCCGAGACAAACTGTTTACGATgttgtggccaagtataatgcttcggagaagtacGGGGAAGgttccacttgtaagtaggctgtttaggtttttatgttggtaacgccacgtagcgctctatatgaaaatcactgactgtgctgtgtgaagtctgtggctggttggcattgttggaacagtcactgttgtagtgttgggcagttggatgtgaacagcgtatggcgttgcgcagttggaggtgagccatcagcagtggttgatgtggggagtgagatggagttttgagagcggttgatctggacgtgtgtccgccagaaagagtaaatttgtaagactggatgtcatgaactgatatatattatgacttttgaacactattaaggtaaatacattttctatcaaaatctttcatttgataactatgcctatcagtagttagcgccttcagtagttagaatcttttatttagctggcagtagtggcgctcgctgtattgcagtagttcgactaacgaagatttttgtgaggtgattcatgaaaggtataggttattgttagtcagggccattcctttgtaggattttggaagtcagattgtgttgcgctaaaaatattgtgtgtcagtttaagcacagtcatttataatttttctaaggggacgtttcacacttacCCGGCGAGGAAATctcattcgaggaaacgcgtgtcacgaacTGAGGCAGTCGTCGAAAAGGCTCGggcgctgatttcggaggacccgGGGCAATCGCCGAGAAAATTGACGTCAGTACTGAATGTCAGCGAGCAAGCAATGCGTTGCATGGCAGAGGACCACCTCATACGAggcatttagtccaaaactggctctcggataacgttgacatgttctggtcgAAGGAATTATAGCCCCCCTCCCGAATAGTCCGGATTTTTGGCCAGCCCTCTTTTAAATAGTGCGTGCGATCGGTTCAGGACAAGACTGGAGGCGTCCATTGCAACTGAAGGGGGTTACACTGAGAAATGATACTCTTGAAAGATAAcactacttatatgtaaaaggattttcatttgtattttaataaatttgcttttaaaaaagtTTCTTGTGTTCGGATTTCAGAGCCGCACCCTGTACATAATCGATGAGGGAATAAGATGTTAATACTTAAGGCCTTGCCTACCCCGAACTGTGCAGTCAGTGTTAACCGCGTGCTCACTCGCCTCCACCCGGCAGTTCCTTACTAGCCAGCCCGAAACTCTTCGCTCAGCTCTCACTGTAAGCGCGCCGAAGGAGCACGAAGTGCTTCCCCTGAATTACAATATTAACGTTGTTAAAGAATGAAGATAATGAAACAAACTCTGAATAAATTGCATAACAACTTACTACTGAGGGTCGCTGCTACAACTGTCAATGAAATGTGAATTACATGTGAAGAAACGTTAATAAATAAGACTGTCTGTACTTCACTCCTCGTCTTATCATTAGTAAGTGACGTTAGGAAGTGAACGCTCTGGTTCCCAGACACAGAAATGCTACAAAGTCAAAAGTTAATAAGAATACTGGTTTGTaattatttatgaagaaaatacctcgaagaaaacactAATCCACAGAGGGATAAAACGTGTATTTATGCTAGAGAAAGTGTAATTTATAACGACTACGAGGACAGTTTGTAACGGAGATTGGCTAGTAGGCCAATGCTTGACAAACTACTCTGCACTATTATTTTTATAGATGCCAGCCATTCAACTGGTATTTTCTTCTCACTTGCTTCTACACTGTGCTAATTCATTCATCCAAAATTAATATCATCAGTATATGGTAGATACTCTACACAACGTCGGTTTCGGTTATCCCTCTGCTATACCTGTATTGAATAAATTAGTCAGTTGCTTTGACACATAGTGCCTTGTTGCACAACCGGCCATCAAAATCACGGCACCATGAAGGTGGCGTGCAACGAACCTCGAACCTGCTTGACGTGTACTACTCGCTTCGGTAGCAAATGGTCAGCAGTTTAACGCTGCCGCACAAGGCACGTAGGGGTAACAAATGCCGAGTGTATTATGTATATAAGGATAGATCATACAGCCAGTTTCTTATTCAGAAATAGCATTAAAATATTGACTGTTCGTGACTGTGTCGTgttatgcctcgtgtgaggaggagaaagggCGACCAGTATGTATCGAAATTACACAGCAACAATGTATCGAGAATGCAATTGATCGTTCCATGTTACTGCTGCTCACGATGGTAGGGATCCACGATATTCGAATATGGATTATTTAACGCCGTGCATGAGCTCAACGGCCCACACAACTATCGCCAGAGAGGACACACACGTTGTGTACTTAGCCTTTCAGGACCGTGCAGTTGCATAGTGTTCTTTGAACCAGGAAATGGGCTTGTCTGCAGCAAGCAAAGTGCCTAGATGAGCAGTACGACGACGTTTGGAGCTCCAAGGATTGTCAACACGACGACCGTAGTTGTGCCTTCCCTTGACACGGCGGCAGAAAGAGATGCGCAGAGAATGGTCCGCCCAGCGATAACACTAAACACATGACTGGCACACGTCGTCTTTTCATCAGTTCTCGCTCTGCTTACAGCGTCAGGGTCGATATATCTCCGTGTGTAGGCTCGCAGGAGAACGAACGGTGACTAACTGCTTTCGTCATTGTCATATTGTCCCAGAACCTGGCGTAGTGGTGTACGGTGCCATTGGCTaaacaacacgatcacctctggtaCGAATAGCGATTTAGTTAGACAGCAAGCGTTGCATTTCAGCgtttgccctggacagcacattctccagatctgtcacccgtTGAAAATATCTGGCTTGGCCGTATGCTGCCGAGAGACTGCCTCCACCACTAGCAACTCGCTTCAACTGATGAACTACGATCAGAGCTTGCGAAACCAGATTTTATGCACTTGCTGCTTTGAAGACAAAATATAAATCTGAAGTAGACATAGAGAAAGAACTGTCTGTTTCTAATACTAAACCCT carries:
- the LOC126234281 gene encoding uncharacterized protein LOC126234281, yielding MKINSITGPDFSNSSSALVRTAAGWLVTAVGAFSVVALASASLSSVGDVGVTGRASGASPSQANATAGAKPSTTEGRECLMDIEVVERVSGRCLPLGRSAMGCVAAAHVRPFHPSCV